From a region of the Salinispira pacifica genome:
- a CDS encoding ABC transporter permease has product MKNPVQPVISLVRKELRSMLNGPSAYVVALFFLVFSSVWFLRIHQFAARDYASFREFFSVLPFFNILMIPLLTMRVWAEEYRSGTGEILFTLPFSGFQLVLGKFLAVLLLYTIIVLLTLPMLLILSALGDFAYGPLFTQYLGSLLLGAASISLGLWISSLTWNQVSAGLITMAFLLMFTLLFQALQELTATPDWMAGLFRYFSLNYRIDSFSKGVLDSRDFGFFVLMTVLFLYANAIVIRLRKWS; this is encoded by the coding sequence ATGAAAAACCCCGTTCAACCGGTCATTTCTCTGGTGCGGAAGGAACTGCGCAGCATGCTCAACGGACCCTCCGCCTATGTTGTTGCCCTGTTCTTTCTGGTATTCAGTTCCGTCTGGTTTCTCAGAATTCATCAGTTTGCCGCCCGGGATTATGCTTCATTCCGGGAGTTCTTCTCTGTGCTTCCGTTCTTCAATATTCTGATGATTCCCCTTCTTACCATGCGCGTATGGGCGGAGGAGTATCGAAGCGGTACCGGTGAAATTCTGTTCACCTTGCCCTTCAGCGGTTTTCAGCTGGTTCTGGGGAAATTTCTGGCAGTGTTACTTCTCTACACAATAATAGTCCTGTTGACCCTTCCCATGCTTCTTATACTCAGTGCTCTGGGCGATTTCGCATACGGACCGCTGTTCACCCAGTACCTTGGATCACTGCTTCTGGGAGCGGCGTCTATCTCCCTGGGGCTGTGGATCTCAAGTCTTACATGGAATCAGGTTTCTGCGGGGTTGATTACCATGGCCTTCCTTCTGATGTTCACCCTGCTGTTTCAGGCCCTCCAGGAGCTGACCGCTACTCCCGATTGGATGGCCGGGTTGTTCCGCTATTTCAGTCTGAATTACCGCATTGACAGTTTCTCCAAGGGTGTTTTGGACAGCCGGGATTTCGGGTTCTTTGTTCTGATGACGGTGCTGTTTCTGTACGCAAACGCCATTGTTATCAGACTCAGGAAATGGAGCTGA